The sequence CCGGTGTTGATGTAGCGGATGCCGAGGTCTTCGCGGATGGTCGCGTGATGGATGTGGCCGCAGACGACGCCATCGGCGCCGACCCGCTTCGCCTCGGTCAGCAGCGCCTGCTCGAAGGCGCCGATGAAGGAGACGGCGTTCTTGACCTTGAGCTTGGCCCAGGCCGACAGCGACCAGTATTCGAAGCCGAGCTTGCGGCGCACCTTGCCGACGACGGTATTGAGCGCCAGCGCGAAGTTGTAGGCATGGTCGCCGAGGAAGGCGAGCCACTTGGCATGGCGCACGACCACGTCAAACTGGTCGCCATGCATGACGAGCAGCCGCTTGCCGTCCGCCGTCTCGTGAATGATGCGGTCGGCCAGTTCGACGCCGCCCATCTGCAGGCCGAGATAATCGCGCAGGAATTCGTCGTGATTGCCGGGGATATAGACGAGCCGCGCGCCCTTGCGGCCCTTGCGCAGTAGTTTCTGCACGACGTCGTTATGCGCCTGCGGCCAATACCAGCTCTTCTTCAGGCGCCAGCCGTCGATGATATCGCCGACCAGATAGATCGTCTCGGCGTCGTGCCACTTCAGGAAGTCGAGCAGAAGTTCAGCCTGACTTCCGCGCGTGCCGAGATGAATATCCGACAGGAACAGCGTGCGGAGATGACGGGGAGCGACACCGCTCGACATGATCTTGATTCGTCCTCATCCAAGAGACCGGTGTCGATTGCTTAGCCGACACACGCCACAGATTTGTGACAGTCTTTCAGAAGAGGGTCGGCAGCGTCGAAAGGACGAGAAGGAGGGCCATCAGCGCGTTGAAGATGGCGATGCGGCGATCGCTGTCGAGGAAGCGAGAGATCGCCGTGCCGAACAGGCACCAGGCCGCCGCCGAGGGCAGCGACATCAGCGCGGAAGCGCCCACCAGCAGCAGGACGCCCGACAGCATCGGGCTTCCGGCCGGCACGAACAGCGCCATGGCACTGACGGCCATGATCCAGGCCTTGGGATTGACCCACTGGAACAACGCGGCGGAGAGGAAGCTCATCGGCTTGCCCTGCTTCGTGCCGTCGGAATCATGCCGCCCGGCCCGCGCCAGTTTCCAGGCAAGATAAAGCAGATAGGCGAAGGAGACGTATTTCAGGATTTCGTGCAGCAAGGGGTAGGTCTCGAACACGCCGCCGAGTCCCATGCCGACGGCGAACACCATCAGCGGGAAGCCGACCGTGATGCCGAGAATATGCGGCACGGTCGGCACGACGCCCCAATTCGCGCCGGAGATCATCAGCATCGTGTTGTTCGGCCCCGGGGTGAAAGCCATCACCGCCGTGAAGCCGAGAACGGCCAGCACATGTTCCATGAGGTCCTCCCGAGACCGGCTTCATCCATGCCATGGCCGTTGCGATAGGTCAATAATACTGACATTTCGTCTCCAGGCGAAGGTCGGCGCGCAGTTGTTCCCTGTGGGCCAAGCTGCATTGCTCCAGTCGTCAGACATCTGCTCTTGCAAGCCAGCGCCCCCTCGACCAATATCCGCCCGCCAACACGGAGAACTATCAATGAAACTCGTACGTTTCGGGGCCGCTGGCTCGGAGAAGCCGGGCCTTGTCGCCAAGGACGGCACCATTCGCGATCTTTCGGGCGTCGTTTCCGACATCACCCCCGAGACGCTCAAGAACGGCGCGATCGACACGATCGCCAAGGTTGACCCGGCTTCCCTGCCGGTCGTGCCCGCCGGCACGCGCCTTGGCCCGGTCGTCAACGGCACGCGCAACTTCATCGCCGTCGGCCTGAACTATGTCGACCACGCGCATGAAACCAACATGCCGATCCCGGCCGAGCCGATCCTGTTCAACAAGGCCCCGAACTGCATCGTCGGCCCGAACGACAACGTCACGATCCCCAAGGGTTCGGAAAAGACCGACTGGGAAGTCGAGCTGGCGATCGTCATCGGCAAGACCGCAAGCTACGTTTCGGAAGCGGACGCGATCAACTACGTCGCCGGCTATGCGGTCTGCAACGACGTTTCCGAGCGCGCCTACCAGACAGAGCGCGGCGGCCAGTGGATGAAGGGCAAGGGTTCGCCGACCTTCGGTCCGCTCGGCCCCTGGCTCGTCACCCCCGACGAGATCGCCGACATCCAGAATCTCGACATGTATCTCGACCTGAACGGCGAGCGCGTCCAGACCGGCAACACCAAGACGATGATCTTCGGCGTTGCCCATGTGGTCAGCTACATCAGCCAGTTCCTGCAGCTCGATCCGGGCGACGTCATCACCACCGGCACCCCTCCGGGCGTCGGCATGGGCATGAAGCCGCCGCGCTTCCTGAAGCCCGGCGACAAGGTCCGCCTCGGCATCCAGGGCCTGGGCGACCAGGAGCAGGAATTCGTCGCCTACAAGGGCTGATTGCCCGACGACAAAGCCTGACGAATTGAAGAACGGCCGACGCCCCGCGTCGGCCGTTTTTGTTTGCATGGAGCCTCGATGCGCCCCCAGCATTGACGCAGCCGGCTCGGGCAGGCACCCTGCCCCTTGCTCGGCGCACCCCCTGGTTGCGCAAAGTCCAGCCAAGCTCGCTGGCCGAGCCTCAATCGCGCGGTTGCGGCCGGCCTTTCCAGGCAGCCCGCCGCCCCTTCCGGTATCGGCCGGCCCCGCCTTGGCGCGCGGGCTATGTCCCTCGGGCACCGATGCCTCCATCCGGCGCACAGCCGCCCCGGCAGAAGACAGCCGCCCGGGGCCAGGCGCCGTTCACGCCTCCAGAGGAGTAACGGTGAACAGCATCGATCCAATTTTCGCGCAACACCTTTGGCTCAGTCCGCTGCTGGCCCTGTTCGCGCTCATCCTGGCCGCTCTCTTCGCCAACTTTGTCGTCAAGGCGCTGCTGCTGCGCCTCTTCAATCACTTCATCGGCCTGACGGCCTATGGCCGCGACGAGCAGATCCGTCGCCATGGCGCGATCGAGCGCTTCGCCAACATCATGCCGGCCTTCGTCGTCTCCACCGGCATCGGGCTCATTCCCGATCTGCCGCCCGGTGTCGTCACGATCGTCCAGAACGTCGCCAATGCCTTCATCATCCTGTCGCTGGCGCTATCCGTCAGCGCGAC is a genomic window of Kaistia defluvii containing:
- a CDS encoding LysE family translocator, with protein sequence MEHVLAVLGFTAVMAFTPGPNNTMLMISGANWGVVPTVPHILGITVGFPLMVFAVGMGLGGVFETYPLLHEILKYVSFAYLLYLAWKLARAGRHDSDGTKQGKPMSFLSAALFQWVNPKAWIMAVSAMALFVPAGSPMLSGVLLLVGASALMSLPSAAAWCLFGTAISRFLDSDRRIAIFNALMALLLVLSTLPTLF
- a CDS encoding UDP-2,3-diacylglucosamine diphosphatase encodes the protein MSSGVAPRHLRTLFLSDIHLGTRGSQAELLLDFLKWHDAETIYLVGDIIDGWRLKKSWYWPQAHNDVVQKLLRKGRKGARLVYIPGNHDEFLRDYLGLQMGGVELADRIIHETADGKRLLVMHGDQFDVVVRHAKWLAFLGDHAYNFALALNTVVGKVRRKLGFEYWSLSAWAKLKVKNAVSFIGAFEQALLTEAKRVGADGVVCGHIHHATIREDLGIRYINTGDWVESCTAIVEHHDGRIEMIRWGEVASQYAVEFDDEPEIDKVAA
- a CDS encoding fumarylacetoacetate hydrolase family protein, whose translation is MKLVRFGAAGSEKPGLVAKDGTIRDLSGVVSDITPETLKNGAIDTIAKVDPASLPVVPAGTRLGPVVNGTRNFIAVGLNYVDHAHETNMPIPAEPILFNKAPNCIVGPNDNVTIPKGSEKTDWEVELAIVIGKTASYVSEADAINYVAGYAVCNDVSERAYQTERGGQWMKGKGSPTFGPLGPWLVTPDEIADIQNLDMYLDLNGERVQTGNTKTMIFGVAHVVSYISQFLQLDPGDVITTGTPPGVGMGMKPPRFLKPGDKVRLGIQGLGDQEQEFVAYKG